DNA from Synechococcus sp. CBW1108:
GGCCATCACGGCCTCCAATGCCGCCGTGAGGGCGGCGATCACGGTTTCCTGCCGGCCCTCATCGGGCGGCAGCTGGAGCATTTTTGCCACGGCGGAATGGGTGCCGTAGACGTCGAGGTGGTCGGCGGCAAAGGCATGGCTGGAATGGGCCACGACGGCACAACGGCCATCCGCCAGGGGCTGGATGGTGATCTGCTGGAGACCCCAACGCTGCTGGGCCGCCGCATCGAAATGCAGCAAGCTGAAGGGCAACTCTCGCCAGGGCTGGCCTGCGGCGGGATCCAGCACCACCAGCAGGTTGCTGCGGGCCTCGGTGCGGATGCCCGCAATCAGGGTGAGGGCATGGTCGAGCTGGAGATCGGCAAGAGCAGCAGCGGCCTCCTTGAGGGGCACGTCGTGCCAGCCAAAAATCATGCGACTGCGGGGATGGGCCAGCAGGGTGCTGCTGAGCACCAGCCACTGGGCCTGGCACAGCAGCTGTCGGTCTGGTCCGTAAAGCTGCCAAAGGCCGTCATGCCACGCTAGAAAGCGCACCAGGGTGCCGTAATGGGCCTCGAAGGCCTTGCCGGCAAGGCTCAACAATCCCTGGCAGAGATGGTCCATGCCACCCAGCCCCCGGTAGAGGGTGCCCAGACCCATGGCGTCGGATTGACCCAGCCTGAGGCTGGATTCGCCCTGAAGCTGGGCGATCACCCCGGGCCAGGGCTCAATCCAGCCCCCCGAGAGCAGCGGCTGGAGCAAGTGGGGATCCGTTTCAGCGGTGATGTTGAACAGGGGGGCGCCGTGGTCGATGCGCAGGGCTGGATCCTGACGGGAGCGACGGGTGCTGGCCCGACCACCAGGGCCCCTCCCGGTTTCCCAGAGGCTGATCGGGCCCTGGTGGCCCAGTAGGCGCAATTGGGCAGCCAGGGCGCAGCCCGAAACCCCGGCACCGATCACGGCGATGGATCCAAGGCCCAGGCGGGACATCGACACCAATGAAGCCTGCATTGACTTCAGGATGGCAGCGAACGGCAAGCCGTGAACCACCTCGACAAGTAGCGTTTATTCAAAGGGAGTTACTTTGGCGCGTTTTCTCGTGGTGCTTGAAGCAAGCGTTGCAATGACAGCAACGGCCATGCTCGAGGCCCTTGAGCCTGTTCTCCGGGGGCTCAGCGCCAATATTGAACACCGCACGCCAGTCCACTTCAGCGCCATGATTCGCGGTGGCGGAGAGGCCCAGCGGATGCAGCTGTTTGCCGACGTGCAGTCCGGCAGCGGCGAAAACAAACTGGAACTGGTGCTGCTCAGTCGCGAGGCCATGGGCTCAAAAGCGCCCCACACCCGCCAGGTATTTGAGTTGCTGCTGGACCTGATCGAGCGCAATGTGCCGGAGATGGAGCCCTGCTTTCGCTCGGATCGGGATGGCCCCCTGCCCTCGCCCCTGTGAGCAGGCGAGCACAAAACCCAGCGCGGCGCTGTCAGCGGCTTAAGAAAGCCTTAAGATGAGCACATCTGCATCACAGGCCGCCCAGTGGAAGAAAACAATCCCGTACTCCTCTCCCTCGATGCGGAGCTCAATCACCTGCGCAGCGCCTACTCCCAGCAACCCAACGAGCAAAACCGCTACCAGCTGGTGCGACTCGAGCAACTGATTCACCAATGGGCCCCCGGGCGCAGGGCCCGGGGCTGACCCACTCCATCATCAGGGGTTGCACCACAGGCAGTCACTCGGATCTGCCCCGGAGCGTCCATCACGGCGGGGTCGCTCCACCTGATGGCCGCAGGCAACGCAGCCCCAGATCTCTGCAGCGGTCAGCTCTGTGGCCGTGCCGCACGAGCCACAGGGGAGACCAGGCCTGATGTCCAGCAAGCCCCATCCTGGAGCCATGCAGCTGGGACAGGGCGTGGCAAGACGTCGCGCTAAGGCCACTCCCACGCGCCGAATCGAGCGCATACGGGTTGGATTGCGGTCGGCACGCATGCCGGCTTCCAGCCAAACCTGACCGCGAGAGTCGGCGCGGCGACAGGCCGCCAGGGCCTCCGCCAGAGCAGCAGTGCTATTGAGATCCTTATGCGAATCCGAGCGGCCAGGGGATGCATCGGCAGGCAGGGCGATCACGGCATGGGAGGGGAAGCCCACCTGCTTCAACCAGGTCGAGGGATCCTCATCCGGCTCCAACAGCTTCTGGGCATAGTTGGTGCGCAAATCGAGGCGCTGCTCCAGCACATGCAGGCCCCGATCCAGGTCTACAAACAGGAGTAACTCCTGACCCAGCGCCAGCAGCGGCACCGCTGGGTGGGGGCCAAAGCTGGCCTCGCTGGCCAGGCCGAGCCGCAAGCCGGTCTGCTCGAGACCCATCAACGCCTTGCTGCGGCAAGGGAAAACGGGCGGGCCAGGGCCCTCTCCTTGCCATGCCGCGTGGTGAGGCAGATCTCGCGACCCGCGTAGGCGGAAGCGAGGGGCACGGAGTCAGGCTGGCTGCTCAGCGGGCAGACCTTCGCCCTCGCCAGGCTCGCTGGGAATCACCAGCCGCAACAGGATCGGTGCCAGGAAGGTGGTGCCGATAACCATCAACAGAATGGCGGCTTCTAGAGCCGGGGTGAGGATGCCGGCCTGGCTGCCGAGGCCCAGGAAAATAAGACCCACCTCACCGCGCGGCATCATCCCCAGGCCCACCACCAGGCGGTTGGTGGGTTCCTTGCTGAGGTAGCTCCAGCCGGCGGCCACCTTGCCGGCCATGGCCACCACCAGCAGGAAAGCGGCCACGATCAGACCCTCCCGGTTCGCCGGATCGAAGGGATTGAGCACCGAGAGATCCAGGCC
Protein-coding regions in this window:
- a CDS encoding NAD(P)-binding protein, with the protein product MSRLGLGSIAVIGAGVSGCALAAQLRLLGHQGPISLWETGRGPGGRASTRRSRQDPALRIDHGAPLFNITAETDPHLLQPLLSGGWIEPWPGVIAQLQGESSLRLGQSDAMGLGTLYRGLGGMDHLCQGLLSLAGKAFEAHYGTLVRFLAWHDGLWQLYGPDRQLLCQAQWLVLSSTLLAHPRSRMIFGWHDVPLKEAAAALADLQLDHALTLIAGIRTEARSNLLVVLDPAAGQPWRELPFSLLHFDAAAQQRWGLQQITIQPLADGRCAVVAHSSHAFAADHLDVYGTHSAVAKMLQLPPDEGRQETVIAALTAALEAVMAPWLSRPDLGSSERQLMRWGAAFPLAPGLPAELIFCAQSRLGFCGDFIAGVGFGRIEGALRSGENLARQLCSQ
- a CDS encoding DUF6671 family protein, translating into MGLEQTGLRLGLASEASFGPHPAVPLLALGQELLLFVDLDRGLHVLEQRLDLRTNYAQKLLEPDEDPSTWLKQVGFPSHAVIALPADASPGRSDSHKDLNSTAALAEALAACRRADSRGQVWLEAGMRADRNPTRMRSIRRVGVALARRLATPCPSCMAPGWGLLDIRPGLPCGSCGTATELTAAEIWGCVACGHQVERPRRDGRSGADPSDCLWCNP